The sequence AGGGAATACATCCAGCAGGTGGAGGACAATTACCAAATATATATTTCCTGGCTATGTCACCAAGATACAGGGCTTCGGCAAAAAATAACAGTGCAACAAGTTGTTCTGGGAAACAGAACCTTTGATCAGAATGAAATCCATCAGGGGACTGAAACCTTTCTTGTTTTGAAGGTTTTGTTTTTGGTGAAAAATGCTGAAAGCATGCTCTTACTGCGAGAATGAGGCCTATATATCTCAAGCTTACTGAGACTGCCAAAGGTTTTGGATGTTGATGGCTTTGAAGCCCCCAAAGGATCCTGCCAAGAAACATGTCAACCACTGGTTAGATGTAGGGGAAGAAATAATTTAGATAGTAACTTCTGCACGTAGTAAACCAACTAGCAGCTCCCAAAAAGAGGAAAGGATGGCCCCATCCCAACTCTTCCTCTCCATGTCTATCTGGTGCTCGTGGCAAAAACATCTTTGCATGGTGCAGGGTGGCACCAACAATGGCACAATAGTGGTAGTCAACAAACTACCTCCTCCTGCGACCAGCATCCTATCTTCTATGTTGGGAAAGGGAATAACAATATCATCCAGAAAGGACATTTGTAGCCTGGATTGGTCGAGTTCACCTGATTTTGCCCAAATTAATACATATCCTATACCAGCACCCATCTACATGGTTGTGGTGAGAATGGAAAAGCCAAGTCCTAGCATCATTGGAACTAACATATCTAAGGACACATCGTAAAGCATTTGTTTAGTGTGATAATTCATATGGATGCCAATGAAAAAGAATGGCTCAAGGATAATAAAACTCATTACCAAAAGTACATGAATAAGTCTATATCTCCCAAATATCCAGGAGCCCTCAAAAGTTATATCTCATAATATTGAAACATTAAGAACAGAGCAAAACTAGGATTCCATTAAGTTGTAAATTGGTCTATAAGATAATAGTTGATATGAAATTTACCATCGAGCCAAATTTGTCTGAAGTCATATCAAAAGTCACATTTCCGCTAGATGCCCGAAGATGACTTGATAAGGGCACTGATGGAGCAGGCTCTTCTGCAACTGATATTTACATATCCTTGCAAATCAAAAAATAGCTTCCAACAATACAGGTGCATCTTGGCTAGAAAGCATCAACAAATAACAATACCTAAAAGGTGGAAGACTTCAGAATTCACTTTAGGGGTTTTAGCGTCCTGAGTGCTGCAAAAAAAGCAATTGAAACATATAAGAGAATTACCTAAATTCTAGTATTATCAGGAGTTTATTGGTAGCAAAATGCAGAAGCTTACCATGGTGCTGTAAGGGAAGATCCATTTGATGCAGAATTAACTTCTGAAGCTAGGTGCCACGAAAGAGTTTTTGATGTGGATTTTCCTTTAACAACAAAAAATGGAAGTTCTCATGAGGCATCAACATATGATACACATGAAGATAcgatcaaaagaaaaaagaaatgcatAAAAAGCATAGCTTCAGACCTGGAGCATGAGAATGAGATTTTGCTTGAATAGGATTCACATTGCCATCAGCTGGTATATGTGATTTATTCTGCACATTGTTACCGACAGAATCTGGCTTCGATTAAACAAAAAGGTCAGATATATGATATCACTGTTCCCTAGAAAAAGGATAACATCATTATTCTGGAACATACCTGGTAAAATGTAATGCTTGTGATGTCTCGAAGTTCTTGCTGACATTTGAAGCTGATTAAGACCTTCTTTATCAACATAAGCTTGGCAAGTAAAAGTTCGCTGAAACACAAGCAGCAAAAATTACCTCTGTATGAAATGTCAGGTGTACTACCACTTGAACAGAGCAAACATACCTCATTTAAAGATGAAATCTTCATTTCTATGGTTGATATATCAAGCATTTGTTGTTCAAACAGGTCTGTCAGTTTGTAAGCAACTGTGCCGAGATGATCTATGGCATTCACAAGGGCTCGAACAGCATAATTCTTTAGATTATCCAATACCCTAATAAAATTGCTTAAACAtttaatatgatgcaaatataTGCATTTAGAAAACAAATTTATCgtaacaaaggaaaaaaaatgacaaccaagctaattaaaaaaaattctagacTTCGGTTAAGTGCAATTTGGCAGATGATACATCCATCGTTTCCATTAAATAAGAAACAGGAGTGATTTTGTTGAATGCTGCACATAATAACTCTAGTGATAGTCAACCAAACTTGGTATGTGTTTCTTTGGCCATCCATAGGAAGGGAAGAGTAATTGATTAATGATCATGACTAAGAACGGCAGCTGTACTGTCAGCCTAGTTTATCTCTAAATCATGTCTAAGAAAAGTTGCAGGATGCAAGTTCTTATTTCTACTCCTTGAATTGGTGAGCTTTTTTGCCTTCTGGAGGCAAACTTTAGAACATATCAACTCATTTGCCAAGTGTGTCTCTGTAGGATACAAAGCAGAAGAGATTGAGAATAAAGGACAAACCGTGCATGCATTCTTCACACTCTTAAATTAAATTAGTTTCTTTTAATAAGTATGAGAAGTATAACTAAAGAGAACATCTCAATACTCAATGATTTCATACTCAGTAATATCTTAAATCAATGAATAGAAAGATTCTGCTTTCCACAATATAAAATCAATTCATCATCAATAAAGATGTCAAAATTCTGCAAAGAGTCTGCGTGCAAAAGTCAGGCCAGGATCACTAAACAAAGAATTTTGATCTGGTTAGTTATGTAATATCTCAATTTTACTAGTCTCACCTTTTTATGTTGTTCATCATCACTAACTCATCATGAACATATCATAACAGTGATATCTCCAAAGCCATCACGTTATGTATATAACAGATTGGGCATAGCGTGGAATGTTCCTAGTGGAGAAGAAAGCTCTAAGGATTAACATGTTTTCTTAACAGAAATAAGGCAATTTTTTATCATCTTTTGTATTTGACCAATGAATCTAGAAGATTCAACACATATTTCATCCAAAAACGACATATTACTCGATGAAAAAAATCATAAACAAAGCATCATAATCAATTATTCAAAAACTTTTACTTAGAGAGAAGACCTTACATCTGTTTCTGTTCACTATGAAGGTAAGACTTTTCACAATACTCAGCAGCAGAGTAGAGCTGTGGTCTCAGGTTCTTGAGTTCCTGCACACAGTATCGAGTAGCAGATCACGTCCACAGCATAGTAACATTCAAATGATTCCACGGCTTAAAATAATCCAGGATTGCAGGTGAACAGAGCGATCAGGCGACAAGAGATGGGAGTGAACGGAATTCATCAAGAAGCAATCAGAAAAACGGATAACGACCACAGAAACCCTAACATCAGCACCAAAAGAAACAATCAACAGAACAATCAAGAGCTCAAATCAAGAAGGTTTCACAGTATGAAAGGAAAACCGATCAGATCTGGACGCGGAAGAACAAGCAAAGAAACCGGATCGgatggagaggaggaggaaagaAAGACCTGCAGAGCCTTGACGAAGGTCTTGCTCCTCTCCATGGAGACCTCGTCGAAGGTCATGGCGCCGCTCTCCGACCGCCATTGCTGCATCCTCCCGCTCCTCTCCCACACCACTCCAGCGATCGGGCAAAAATGAGCCGAACGAAAGGGGGGAGCGGGAGCGGTTAGGCAATTAACTCCGTCGTGCGCTCGCCTCCCTCTTACGGATTAGGCGTGGAGCCGACGGGAATTGAAGCGGAAGCAATACCGGGAAAATGGGAAGATGCCTTATCACCGTTGGTTGCCTTCGAAATCCGATCGAGCACGGATCGTAAAGCGGGGTGGGGAAAGTGTGATGTGACTGCGGTGGGCAGAGGTGGATGTTGGTGATATGGACATGACGCAGTGGATCAACTAGCAGTCGATTAGGTGGACCAACATGAGGACTACAAGCAAAGCAGATTGCGACCGCTCTCTTAAAGCATGCTCTCCGCTGTCCCACGGACACGTGCTGCGTTGTTGCTGCATGATGAGCTTTCTTCCTCGCCAAACACGCTTCGAGTAGGCGCCCGCACGTGCCCCGTGCCCtgtggaaaaaatatttttcaaatattttttaaagtatttctaataatatttcttcgaaaagtaaataatttaattaGTGAATAAAACTAATCAAAATCCGATTCTTGATTTTTCCGGTTCAACCGACCGATTTAATCCGGTTTTTATAACCATGATTACATTGAACTAAAACTCTCGTCATGAACCGACCCAACAAAGTGATTAAGCCGAAGTTGACTCGAACCGACTCGAGAATTCCCTGAAAACCTAAAAAAACCAAACCGACTTTGGTCGGCATCTTTACGAAAAGCCAACCCATCGTCGGGGGATCTTCTTCTACCCGGCGACCAAGAGTCTTGAGATCTTTGCCCTAATTCAGGTAGCTCTGTGTGCCTAAATCTATTTTGATCGTAAGTCTGACAGCAACCACGATTCTTCCTAAAGGATACGCATTGAAACGATTGTTTAACAGCGTAATTCgtttttacaaatgtgtttcttgtGTTACCTTTCTTCTCGGATTTTTCCTGACAAGAGACTGCGTTTTGGTTGAGGTCGTCAAGCTGGAGCATTCCCAATCTCCGAATAAAGCGGAAAAATCTTCGCTTTTAACTCAAGTGTTGCTCAGATGCAGAGATTGGGGGATTTTAAGCTGCCTCACTTCTTCAATTATCCGCCCTACTTCACGTAATTTCACGAACCACTTGCTTTCATGTTGATTAGGAAAAACAAAGATAATGATCATAATCTGAACAATTCCTGGTGCTATCTGTAACGTGCAATTTATTGCTTTTTTTTCGTCCTACTTATATCGAGCATCTGTTGATGGATATATGTTCACTACTTTGGAAAGAGTCAAAAGTGTTAGCTAGGTTAGCTGATAAATACTTTGCCAGTTTATCGTAAGGTCCGCGGCTTGAATATGGCCTTCGTCACTTACCCTTTgttaagaaaagaaaaacttacGAAAGAGTTAATACACTTTATTAGAGTTTTGATTACAGCCCATAAAAGAAATCACTTAGCCCAAAAAAAAAACTGGCATGctttgttttatttattaaatatgtaattcctTTCCCTTTGACATATTTGTATGGTGTTTCTAGACTTTGGATCTTTCATGATCCATCTCTATTTTGTGAATAATATATTCAATTGTGTGAACAAGATCTTGTACTTCATATTGCATGAGCTTAACCAGTATAACATACCAAGTGTTATTTGGATTGTGGGAACTCATGTTTTCCATATACTACCTCCAACACATCCAAGGCCAAATTCGATGAAATGTTGTCAATACGAGCGTTTGATGATATGAAGTAACTTCTATTCGATGCGTCTCTCAGTGATAATGGTTGAATCTGGGTTCCCTTTTCCATTTTGTTAGgaatcataaataaatcaaaggATGGAAATTGCCGGTCTATTGCATACATTAATTATCACAACCAACTACTATAAATAACAAACATAATTGAAGTTTAAGGTTAATACTATACCCAAGCTGACCCTAGCTTCAATAAGAACTATAAGAGTGAAAACCATTCTAAATAAGATGATAAAATTCTTGTAaaactcaaattgattcaatgctGAACCTACTTTATCCTAGCTGATGTCAAGTTACCGAGTTGATGTTAGATACTGAACCATTTTGCAAACTATTTGTAATTTGGTCCACAAAGctaataattatcatttttatgAGAGTAATATACTGTGGTATATTTCCTTAACATAATCTGTTTTTATATAACATAGTATGATATGTTAATTGTTTTATAGTATCCATCTCTTGTTACAACTGACAATGCTTTTATTTGTTCTAGAGTGATACCTCACCCGTAGATTTTTCAGTATGAATCCTCTTATTGTGTGATAAATCACAAGCTAGGTTCATGTGATCTTAACCATGCATGCAAGATTTATTCTATTCTTTTtacttgaaatttattttttcactCTAGAGAAGCTGAACAAAGCATCTTGCCTCTCTTATGCTatttctagtctacagccagtaaGGGAAACTCGTGAGAAGCAAGTACAACTGTGGAAGGAGCTGATACTTGACTACTGCAGAAGCCAAAAGATATTTGTAATTAGTTTGGAAGAAGATTTTCCCCTCTTTTCTAATCCAGTCGTTGAGAGTAAGTCATTCTTTGTATACAATTGCAATCCACAGGATAAGGGATGAAAGTAAAAAATCAAGTCATACTTTGTATACGATTGCAATCTACAGAATGGGGAATGAAAGTAAAAAATTAACAAGTCTATTTTAACTGTGAGATGCATATGTTTCAATTcttttttcataaatatatccACTATAGCCGACCCGAAATAGTTAGAACCTACAGCCTTGTTGTTATTGTTCTTGCATCCATCAACCATAGTATTTAATCTGTTGCCGAAAATTCTGCAAAGAATATGTTTCTCTTTTGACTACCATGATTAGTTATTTCTTGGTTCTAAAACATGCCTTTGTTTTAAGGGTTTCCCTATTGCATGCAGGATCTTTAAGCCATGAGGCAAGGCAGGTATTTCTTGCAGCTCTTATTAATGAAGGTTTGTTGTCATCCAGTTAATGAAATCTGGAGTGCACCTCATTATCTTCATGTGGCAGTGTAAAAACACTGGATCATATTGTAAAGCAGATAACTGTAATCTTTGAGGTTTTAATATTTGTTATTGTTCATAACATTTGCAGGACGTGCAGAATGGATTGACAAAAGTCACAAGAAATGTCTAATTCTTTGGCTAAGAATTCAAGATTGGGCCGATTATATTTTGAACTTTGTGTGTAAAatctagtgaatttaaaaaatattaaaatgatagCCCAACTTGCTTATGGTTGCTGGTTCTTTGCATCTTTGGCTCAGGTAAAAGAAAATGGATTTGAAGACAGTGTCATGACTGTTGAAGATATACGATTTGGAGTCGAAACACGTGGCACTGGTAATGCTAATTCTCCTTTTTCAGTGTTTTATAGACCAGAACTCATTTAAGTTTGTAAGAAAGAAAGATATTCTTTTAAATAGAGAATAGCCATAAGGCCCATAACCATATTTATCCTActgcttctctttttttttctgaagTCATTTTGCAGGTTCAGTTGGGTTCACGGATACCAATTTGTTATATTGCTggattttactttttatttttttgtttttgttgacaTGCACTTTCCACATTACTGTATATATCTTGTCTGTGTATTAAAACTTCTGGAGGTTCACTTTGGGGCTTTTCCTATAAGCCTTTGTCACTTGTCATGTCATTACGGACATCTAGTTGGCATTCCACATGACCATGATACTTGGTGAATATTAGTTTGCATTCTTTTGTATCCCAGTTCCGTTGACAAGCTAACATTTCTCCATGTTGCTTTTCCATCTATGCTTCAAGAGCTTGCTGGAATAGATCGTGGTGTGCTATTGCGTGCTTTGAAATTATTGGAGCAGAAGGGTAAAGCAGCAATTTTCAAAGGTACCTCAGCCGATGACGAAGGAGTAAAATTCTCTGCTTAAGTTTGTGTTTCCCAAACTGATTGTTTTCATATATCTCAAACATAATTTCTTAGTTATCTCCTTGTATTACCTATGCTGCATTGTGCTGATGAATGACTGGAAACTTTATTTTCATCATGATATTTATTTTGGATGCTTAAATGGAAGCCTTTTGTCTCTGTTCCATTATTTGGATGAACTGTTTGTGTGCTGATTAATGGACAAGGATTTCAGCATATATTATTGGAAATTCAACCTCTTCCTGTCAATTTGGAAAACCGCTTGCTTTATTGTTGCAGTGTGCTGCGTTCTATCTAATCAGCTGAATCTTATGTAAATTTGGAGATGAAACTACATTGTTGTAATTCTGAAGCATCCAATGGTTGATTCTATTACCCGAATTatcttttattataattatacaCAGATTATTGTTAAATCAGCAGTCACATTCTTTTTTCTCCGACTTGGATTAAGTTTGCCTCTAACTGAATAGTTTTACCAGAGCAGATATTTTGTTGGCTCTTGTGAAGAAGCAGCTGCTCCTTCTAGTCTTCAAGCTCCTACTGCTGCTGTTACTGGTTTCTTCATTTCTTTGCATTCGTTCTGAAACTTGAACAAGTCAGTAGCGTAGCAGTTACCACATGAAACGATCACCTTTTTCCTGTTCTTCTCTAACAGGAAATATTTGACATGGAAGCCAAGCTCATGTGTTCATTTGGTTTCTACAGAGCTCATTAAAATTTACGTTGGCTGCTACTTTCACCAATCCATCATTCTCTTGCAGCATTGGGCAGATTCcagcaagataaaacacttggtaACTGATTTCCGAATTTGCCCCTTTCATTTAAATATAAGATATATTTCTGTAaaattacatatatgtatatatatatatagtcaagtACACGTTTTAGCATAATGAACTCTATCACGAATGCGCAAGAAAAAGAGGACGTATCTCCGTCGTTGGAATTCCCGCGCGCCGACTTCTCTTACCACGGCGCGGCGTTGAACGCGGTCAAACACGGCCTGCTCGCGTCTCATCTCTGGTCAAATCAACCCACCACCTTAGTTGCCGACTTGAGTTACGACGTGGCGGTGAGATAGCCGTGTCTGATGCTCGTGAGTTGAGTCGTATGGAGAAGCATTTGCGCGATTTAAAAGCAACCCACGAGCACAAATTTCCCATCACTTTTCTCTTCCCGTTTCTACATCCGGCCGCCAGAGATAGAACGACGGTAAGCAAATCCCTCCTCTCTTCCTCCGTTATTGGTTTTCGTTGATCGATTTCGCTTTCCTTTCTTTGTTTCGGTTTGTTTTGAATCGTTCGGATCGATTTGTGGTGGTGTTTTGGCTAGGTTTAGGTCATCGCCCGATCCATGGCTTCGAGGCGGATCATCAAGGAGCTGAAGGATCTCCAGAGGGATCCCCCGACTTCATGTAGCGCAGGTGCCCCAAATCTCCTTCTCTATGCTCTTCTCCTTTGTTCCTTTAGTTTCTCATCCCCTTCTATAAAAGTTGCTTCTTTAAGGTTTAGATCTGAATCCAATTGTGCAATAAATCACGGCTTGCGGGAAATTTGTTAGATGATGTCTGCCGTTCAGATTACCTCACATTAACTTATATACGAGCAGAGCCTGCTAGCTCAGGATTCTGTAAGATTAGCATGCCTAGAAAGGAGCTTTCCGTTATTTTCATCATATGTTTGTTTCCTGCGTCTCGAGTAATACAGGTCCAGAAAGACAGTAGTGGTATCGAGGCAAATGTTTATGGTCGATGGCTGGTCGATAATGGACTATATTCTGTTTGCCCATTCGGCTCCAGATCTGCTTGATTATGTCATGGAGATCATTTTATTGCTGTATTTTCTTCATTGTAAAGTTGCTTATGATCGTTAACTCCATTTATTTTAGATCGTTTTTGTTGGATGCTAAAGTAGATTATTTTCACGTAACAATTGGACACTGTATGTGGAAAAGCTTGTAAGCACACCGGTTGAGGTATAAGTGCGGAAAAGGTAAACTACTTGTACTGATAGGACTTCAAAGCAAACATTTTCGATTGCTTACGGTGTTTTACGGATTTGACTTGCTAGCGCACCTGGTAAAGTTGGTTGGTTGTTGGTGAACCTGCAAAGCTTCGCATCTTGTGTTTCTTCCAGATCTGAGTTAATTTGTCtaaattttcaaatgatgatcTTACAGGGCCAGTGGCTGAAGACATGTTTCATTGGCAAGCTACAATAATGGGTCCACCAGACAGTCCATATGCAGGGGGAGTTTTTCTTGTCACTATCCACTTCCCTCCAGATTATCCATTCAAGCCACCTAAGGTATTTATTGTTGATGTAAAGCAGAGATAACAAAAACTGCATATGGTATCTGTTTGTGTTTAACATACAATGAAATCTTGTTTTGTCCTCACTAATATCATATCTGATTCTCCAATCGGGTAGAACATATAGTGACACATAGGGGAAAAATAATTGTTGAACATATGaatgattttgttttttattgtAAAAATGTAAACTAAAATATGTATTTTCTTAAAAGCCACAAAACTTTTATTTCTGTTCTTATCATGATAAATTATGCATATGTTTTAGAGGCTATGATGAAATATCTTAAGAGCTGTATGTCTTGCAGATTTCCTGTTGAGATGTTCCCAGTGTACCTTCTAAAAGGGCCATATTAGTGTCATTTTTTTAACACCATGAGAAGGTGCAGGTTGGTCTAATTTTGGATCAGATGAAAGAAGCCACAAGTTTAATCTAGGATAACGATAAATCATTTTAGGAAGCTGTATGCATGAAAATATATGCAAAATTACAAGATGAGATATTTTGGACGTTATTGATATTAATGCTAACCATAGAGGCGATATATGAAATGTAGGTTTGTCaaaggtatatatatacataccgcCTTCCTAGTTTTATTAGTGAAACCACAATTTTTGCTCATTCTTTATAGTTGGTCACTATTAATTGTTGATCCGTGCTTCAGACAATCTAAGCCATGctcgtgttttttttttcttttgccacAAAAGAAAACTAAATTAAATTACTGAAGAAAAAGTCTGTTACATTGTAACCCATTCTCCTCGAAGCACAAAATCTGACAAAACTGAGGATGCCGATCATCCTTCCAAACTCAACAACAGCTTTGGCTCCTTGGAGCGATCCAATGCTCATGTTTCAGTTTAGTCTCCATTAAGTAGTTCAAGCTTGTGTGGATCATAATCTGAACCAAAGCTGAAGCTTGAACTCCACTGAAACTTTTAAGCTATGCTTGGTTTGCCAACTTatctttttcaatctatatgtgccCATGTTCCATTTAGGATATAACATATATGGTTATAATGTCAGGGCTTTGGTTAATCAAACAGTTGATATGACTGTTACCTATACAAATATTTGCTTCAAGATTAAGACCCGGTCTTCTAACAACTGTTCTTTATTGAAAAGAAACATTCTTAGCAACATTGTTCATTTCATGCTCGAGAGTTGTGACagtttttttgttttacatgtaaaGTTTGACTTCCCCTTATAACTTTGGAGCATCAACCGTCATTCATGACCCGTGCTGGGATAGTTGTTAATAAGAAGGCCCATCCAGAGTAGTCTTATTGAAAGGCAATGTAAACAATTTTTTATAGCATATAACCTTAGATTTATCTCCTGGATATTGCCTGTTGCATATATAAATTTTCTATACATACAATCTCACTGAAGATAATGGAAGTTGAGCTTAATGAAAGATCTAGAACTACAAACTTGTTTGCCCTTTTTTCCCTTAAGGACAGGTGAATTTTGTTGGTTGGTTAACTTGAGATAAGTTTATTGTTCAAAAGTATGGCATAATTTTTGGAGGTGGAAATGAATGCAACTTTATCTGAGTGTATCACGGAAGTTCAAGTTAGAAATCTACCATCATTTTATTCAGAACAAAAAGTAAGAATGAAGCTAAAAAAGTAAGGAAGCATTATGCCATAGAGATAAACAAGGTAGATATTGTACGACATtgctaaatattaaaaaaaaaaaatttcactctCCCATTCTGATGGATAaatcatgaataatatttttgcaTACAAGATCCATGCCATCTATCATTTGTCGCCCCACTTATCACTAAGTACTATGGTATTGTCATGGACATCAGTATAAGGGTTTTTAGGACTACTATTTATACAGGATGTATACTTCACTTGAATATAGTGATTATCTTACCCTGGTTGACATGTTCATGAATCATTGAGCATTTAAGAATAGATTCTATGATTTCCCCAACTTATTGAGTGTGCCTTCTGCAGGTTGCTTTCAAGACGAAGGTTTTCCACCCAAATATTAATAGCAATGGAAGCATTTGCCTGGACATCTTAAAGGAACAATGGAGCCCTGCATTGACTATTTCCAAGGTTAATTCTTTTTCCTTGTATCAATTATCCTTCAGCAGTTGCATTCTCTCTGCTTATCCAATTTACATCACACTAATCAAATTTGTGATGTCACTAAGGGCAGGTGATTTAGCAGTGCTATGTTACTGCTTCTTTTTGGTATATTCACATCATGGCCAGACCTAGAATTCATATACATTGTATAGGCCCATTGGTTCAAAATATTGGTGTGTGAGATGTAATGATACAAGTTGGTCAT comes from Musa acuminata AAA Group cultivar baxijiao chromosome BXJ3-3, Cavendish_Baxijiao_AAA, whole genome shotgun sequence and encodes:
- the LOC135633072 gene encoding probable protein ABIL1; protein product: MQQWRSESGAMTFDEVSMERSKTFVKALQELKNLRPQLYSAAEYCEKSYLHSEQKQMVLDNLKNYAVRALVNAIDHLGTVAYKLTDLFEQQMLDISTIEMKISSLNERTFTCQAYVDKEGLNQLQMSARTSRHHKHYILPDSVGNNVQNKSHIPADGNVNPIQAKSHSHAPGKSTSKTLSWHLASEVNSASNGSSLTAPCTQDAKTPKVNSEVFHLLVAEEPAPSVPLSSHLRASSGNVTFDMTSDKFGSMDPLGASKPSTSKTFGSLSKLEIYRPHSRSKSMLSAFFTKNKTFKTRKVSVP
- the LOC103978405 gene encoding vacuolar protein sorting-associated protein 25, whose translation is MQRLGDFKLPHFFNYPPYFTLQPVRETREKQVQLWKELILDYCRSQKIFVISLEEDFPLFSNPVVERSLSHEARQVFLAALINEGRAEWIDKSHKKCLILWLRIQDWADYILNFVKENGFEDSVMTVEDIRFGVETRGTELAGIDRGVLLRALKLLEQKGKAAIFKGTSADDEGVKFSA
- the LOC135634113 gene encoding ubiquitin-conjugating enzyme E2-17 kDa-like; the protein is MASRRIIKELKDLQRDPPTSCSAGPVAEDMFHWQATIMGPPDSPYAGGVFLVTIHFPPDYPFKPPKVAFKTKVFHPNINSNGSICLDILKEQWSPALTISKVLLSICSLLTDPNPDDPLVPEIAHMYKADKAKYETTARSWTQRYAMG